The Zea mays cultivar B73 chromosome 7, Zm-B73-REFERENCE-NAM-5.0, whole genome shotgun sequence DNA segment TCATGGATATGGATATGAATTTCTACCCGTGGATATAGTCGCGGGTGGATATTATCTATGACCGTGGATATGACTGCGGGCGGATATTTTCAATATCCGATCCGAAtccgacccgttgccatccctagaaatggaatggtcaggtgatatagcaattttacccaatcctttgaccaaaccttggtttccatccccgaatgtgatagctcgttggggatcttggtttttctcataggaggagaacattttcttctcccctgtcatgttgtttgtgcacccgctgtcgatgatccaacttgagcccctggatgcataaacctacaaaacatgtttagttcttgactttaggtacccaaatggttttgggtcctttggcgttagatacaagaactttgggtacccaaacacaagtttttgaccccttgtgcttgcccccaacatatttagcaactaccttgtcggatttgttagttaacacataagaagcctcaaaagttttaaatgaaatgtcatgatcatttgatgcactaggagttttcttcttaggcaacttagcatgggttggttgcctagaactagatgtctcacccttatacataaaagcatgattagggccagagtgagacttcttagaatgaattctcctaattttgctctcaggataaccggcagggtataaaatgtaaccctcgttatcttgaggcatgggagccttgcccttaacaaagttggacaatttcttaggaggggcattaattttgacattgcctcccagttggaagccaatgccatccttaatgtcagggcgtctccctctatagagcatgcttctagcaaatttaaatttttcgttttctaagtcatgcttggcaattttagcatctaatttagctatatgatcattttgttgtttaattaaggccatgtgatcatgaatagcatcaatgttaacatctctacatctagtgcaaatagtagtgtgctcaacggtagatgtagatggtttgcaagattttaattctacaaccttagaatgtaatatatcatttttacttctaaggtcggaaatggttgcattgcaaacatcaaaatctttagccttagcaagcaatttttcattttcatctctaaggctagcaagagaaatgtttaattcttcaatcttagcaagcaaatcatcattatcatttctaagattgggaattgaaacattacaagcaatagaatcaaccttagctaacaaattagcattctcatttctaaggttgtctatagtctcatggcaagtgcttagctcactagataatttttcactttttcaacttctagagcataagcatttttaactttaacatgctttttgttttccttgattaggaagtcctcttgggagtccaagagatcatccttctcatggatgacactaattaattcatttaatttctctttttgttgcatgtttaagttggcaaaaagagtacgcaaattatcttcctcatcactagcattatcatcgctagaggattcatatctagtggaggatttagatttaacctttttctttttgtcgtcctttgccatgaggcacttgtggccgacgttggggaaaagaagtcccttggtgacggcgatgttggcagcgtcctcgttggaggaggagtcgctagagctttcgtcggagtcccactcgcgacaaacatgggcatcgccacccttcttcttgtagtaccttttcttctcctttcttctccccttcttatcgttgcccctgtcactgtcactagatagtggacattttgcaataaaatgaccgggcttaccacatttgtagcaaactttcttggagcggggtttgtagtctttccccctcctttgcttgaggatttggcggaagcttttgatgacaagcgccatttcctcgttgtcgagcttggaggcgtcgatgggtgttctactcggtgtagactcctccttcttctcctctgtcgccttgaatgcgaccagttgtgcttcggacgtggaggggccgtcaagctcgttgatcttccttgagcctttgatcataaactcaaagctcacaaaattcccgattacttcctcgggagtcattagtgtgtatctaggattgccacgaattaattggacttgagtagggttaaggaaaataagtgatcttaaaataaccttaaccacctcgtggtcatcccatttcttgctcccgagattgcgcacttgattcaccaaggttttgagccggttgtacatgtcttgaggctcctccccttggcgaagccgaaagcgaccgagctccccctcgatcgcctcccgcttggtgatcttggttagctcatctccctcgtgcgcggtcttgagcacgtcccaaacttccttggcgctttttaatccttgcaccttgttatactcctctctacttaaagaggcgaggagtatggttgtggcttgggagttgaagtgctcgacttgggtcacctcgtcctcatcataatcctcatcccctacggatggtacctgtgctccaaactcaacgacattccatatacttttttggagtgaggttagatgaaatttcattaaatcactccacctagcataatcttcaccgtcaaaggttggcggtttgcctaatggaacggaaagtaacggagtatgtctagaaatgcgagggtagtgtagggggatcttactaaatttcttgcgctcatggcgtttagaagttacggagggcgcgtcggagccggaggtagatggcgatgaggtgtcggtctcgtagtagaccaccttcctcatcttctttttattgtccccactccgatgcgacttgtgggaagagggcttcttctccttcccttttcccttgttgcgggactctcccgatgaagcctttccatggcttgtagtgggcttgtcaccggtctccatctccttcttggcgtgttctcccgacatcacttcgagcgattaggctctaatgaagcaccgagctctgctaccaattgaaagtcgcctagagggagggtgaatagggcgaaactgaaatttacaaagttaatcacaactacaagccgggttagcgttagaaatataatcgagtccgcgagagagggtgcaaaacaaatcgcaagcgaataaagagtgtgacacgcggatttgttttaccgaggttcggttctcgcaaatctactccccgttgaggaggccacaaaggccgggtctctttcaaccctttccctctctcaaacggtcccccggaccgagtgagctttctcttctcaaatcaaccgggaacaaaacttccctgcaaggaccaccacacaattggtgtctcttgccttggttacaattgagtattgatcacaagaaagaatgagaaagaagaaagtgatccaagcgcaagagctcaaaagaacacaacaaatcactctcacttaacactaaagcttttgtggaattgggagaggatttgatcacttgggtgtgtcttgtattgaatgcctagctcttgtaagtggttggaagttagaaaacttggatgtcttgaatgtgaggtggttgggggtatttataaccccaaccaccaaactagtcgtttggtggaggctgtctgtcacatggcgcaccggacagtccagtgcacaccggacagtgtccggtgcgccagccacgtcaccaggccgttgggttccgaccgttggagctctgactgctgggcccgcctggatgtccggtggcgcaccggacatgcattgtagagtgttcggtgcgccgtctcgcgcgtgcctgacttctacgcgctctggcgcgcattaaatgactctgcaggtgaccgttggcgcgaagtagccgttgctccgctggctcaccggacagtccggcgtgcaccggacatgtccggtgaattatagcggagtggattcccgaagctggcgagttcagagtcgctcttccttggagcaccggacactgtccggtgtacaccggatagtccggtgaattatagcggagcgcctctgagttttcccgaaggtgaagagtttggcttggagttccctggtgcaccggacactgtccggtggtgcaccggacagtccggtgcgccagaccagggctgccttcggttatcccttgctctctttgttgaaacaattcttggtctttttattggctaagtgtgaacctttggcacctgtataacttatagactagagcaaactagttagtccaattatttgtgttgggcaattcaaccaccaaaatcatttaggaaataggtgtaagcctaattccctttcagagaggATCAATTTGGAGAGTCAGATAACTTAGCGAGTTGGATAGCTAATGTGTTAAGTAATTATCTTGTTGTTAAATAGCTAAAATTTTGGCTTAACGAGTCATTTGAccagtctcttggagatgctctaagactAAGACCCTGTTTCAATCTCAaaagataaactttagcagctttttttAGCTGTTTTAGCCATTTGGTGATCTAAACAGGAGAGATAATTGTGGTGTGATAAAATTTAGCACCTATTATCTCATAAGCTGATCAAGAggtgctaaaagtagctaaaccTGGGCCACGAAACCCCATTTTGCACCCATACCCTCTAACCCCATTCTCCCACTTCGCATTAGGGGCATGTGTGTCTTTTTATTCCAATATGCTAAACTTTATTAGAGTAGTCCAAACACCCTAAGAAgttaaactttagcacttcaattaatatggctaaagtttagcaggaagctaaagtttatcccgtgagattgaaacggggcctaACTCTAGAGACATACTCTAAAATGTTCTCATCCATGTATTTAGAGAAGATTCTCTCCTGTGAACTTTATCTCTAATGCATCCACTAAATATAGAGAATgtttctctatcctctctctataCAGTCTCTTTTCCATCCCCTATTTATTTTCATACATCTGAGGGTATACAAATATCTAGAGTAAAATATATTTTAAATTTATATATTTAAGGTATAGAGAACGAGATATATATAGAAGACACTTTTTGGAGAATAATGAGATAACAGAGAATAATGAGATACTCTAACCGCTCGGTCTCCGCTTTCCTCGCTTCCTTTGGAGGATACGGTTGGACTTCGGAAAATACTCTAACCGCTCCGGCTCCGATTTCCTCGCGTCCAAGGAAGCTGCAGCGAGCCAGCCATGGACGGCCCAGCCCGGTCGACCTCGAGCCACGCCCGCATCCTCGCCAGCTTGCCTATAAGCGCCGCCACGGCGCCTGGTAGCGCTCCCAAAACGCCCACCACGCCGCCAGTCGCAACCGCACACCAGCCCTCGCAACCCACCACCACGTCCGAGACGTCCGAGATGGAGGAGTTCCTCGCCGCGTACCTGCTGCCGTGCCTGGGCGCCGACGCCGCCACTGGACAGAGGGTTGACGTGCTCCCGGGCCCGGCCACCGCGCTCCCGACCAAGGACGACGTGCGTCGCATCCTGAGATCCGTCAGCGCCGAGGTGGAGGAGGATCGCCTCGACCTGGTCTTCGCCCTCCTCGAGGTTAAGGGCATCGCCGAGCTGATCTACACGGGCGGGGAGCAGCTGGCCTACGCGCCGTCAGGAGCCGCTGCTGCCGTGGTTGCCGCTCCTGCCGCTGCCGAGGTCGAGGAGGAGGCCACGAAGGAGGAGGATGAGGACGTCGCCCTCTTCAACCTCTTCGACTGATCGTGCACCCTACGTGGACCGATCGATGCCATCCTCGCCCGCCCGCCCTTGCTGCTCTGATTGTAGTACCGTATTACTGTAGTAATAAAACCATGGTGCCCTTGCTGTCTAGATCCGAGATAGAGCCTGTGTTTGATGCCGATCGAAAGGTTTTGGCCGGATATCTTGCTGATCGGAGATTGATCTGAGGCTGTTCTAATCAATTCCAGTAGTTAATACATGATTTTAATTGTTTGTGTTTGGTTCTCTCACATATTTATTTATTTCACGTTTCCTCATCATCGATGATATGGTTACGTTCATTGCTGTTTGGGTTGTACGGCTACCACATGTTTGTTCAAGTCACAGGCTCTGCGTTTCTGGTAATGCCGAATGAAATTACATTTTAATGCAAGCAGCTCAAGCTTCATGTTCTATTTCAAGCAGAACATTTCCACGTTTCATCCAAATAAATTTAGGGACGTTTCATCATATATGGCAGTCTCTCTGATGCACGTTTCATCTTGGGGTAGTCCACCAAGAGAATGGAGAAGCAGGCTGGATTGGGATCGGAGGAAGAACGTAGTACGTAGAGACTCCGGCGAGGTGCTCCGCTGGCCTGGTCACCGGGATTAGATTGAAGGTCAGTCACTGCCACTGCCACGGTGACCCAGCAGATACTAACTTCTTGATCAACTCATCTACTGATTTTAAGGGATAAGTCTCATCGAATCTGTAACAAACTCAGTAGATAAGCCCTAGTTTTTGGTTTCTATGAACTATTTTAGGGTATGTTTGGTTTACTATCTAATTTGACACACTTTATCTAACTTTTTCTGTTTAATGTTAGTTCTTCAATTTGAGCGACTAACATTAGATAAAGTGTAGCATAATTGGCTgtgaaccaaacacacccttaatctCTCAATTTTACttcattttagtccctaaattatcaAATAAGTAAACTAAAACTCAATTTTAATTTTATTTTCCGTATCTAGCAAGTTatggactaaaataaaataaaatggagcGACTAAAAATTAATCTCTAGAAACTAAACACCCCCTAACTTTAGCCGCCTAACCTATCGCCTCGACCTACTAGTTAAGGCCTTTTGGGTAGGGTTTTATCTTTCTATTTGACTCTTGCTTTTCTGTGGAAGAATCTTTTCTGGTGAAGCCAAAACTATTAAAAAATCATTTGGCAACATAGCTTCTAGGATGTTTTGTAAAATAAACCATATCTAGTTATTTGTTTATATATATTTAATAATGTTACCTGTAATATATTTTGTATGCATAAAAAACAATTCCCAATAATTATTTTGAACCTCAATTAAAATGGGAAAAATTAATATTGTTAGAGCGACTTCGCTTGTTCTAAAAAGGACTTTTTTAAATTGACGATTTAGAGAAATAGTAGTAAAACTTCTCTCCACCAGCTCCTTAAATGAAGTTAATAAATTTATAAAGTTCGTGTCCGTCCCCATTTTGTCAACATATCTAGCTAGAGTATTCCAACTCCCGAACAACAATCTGCCACCAATTTTTCCCAACCTTATGAATTGGGGATATGAAAATTTCGAAGACTTCTCTGAAACACCAATTGACTTGCAGCACACAGCTATGTTGCCCTGATACGGGGATATGTATATGGATACGTGCTACACCGATATCCCGATACGCTATTTCTCAAAAATACTGATACGACGATATGCAATATATATTATAAATAAAATTAAACGCTGAAATGTCTGAGATGGACCACAGCAGATCAGTTCAATTTAAGAGCATTAGAAGTTAACGTTCAACAACTTTGACTAAAGTAAACATCTACTTCCTCTTCCAGAATTTATCTGGACTCAAATCAATGAATCCAGCATGCCAAAAACATGTGTAACGATACTCTACACCAGCAGACTCGCAAATAATCACTAGTTCACCACACAAGTTCTAATTCTAACAAACCAGAGACCATATAAGGTATCCCGCAGGTGTCGGAGAGGTGTCCTAGGAGTATCCgtcattatttatttatttaaattCACAGAAATTCCCGATACGCCCCGGATACGTATCTGAAAGTATCCGAGGAGTATCCGTATCTGATACGGTATCCGACACCGGTACGTGAGTGTTATGAAGTATCCGCGCATCATAGGCACACAGTCCCTACAAAGGATAGCAACACaataactgtcacacccggatttaagggataaagccgggtgcatctcatatgtgcgccaaagacgaacaacacatataataacagagtgtatatagATAAATGTCACAACATCATAAAAgtgattattacatagcggaagtcttacaaaaataaatgataaatataaacgAACTAATGTCCATACATGGCGCcataaagttgactaggagacgccacctagatcaactcgtatgCTTCATTGTACATTGTAGGGCGGCTCCTCTtcaaccacctgctcttcacctgtgggggaggggggttatatatcgtaagattgagctcacaaaagatcatatctcaacaagttgtggggaataatgtgcatgaactcaccaaaggtgggagttcatgtgaagtgtaaggctgataaaCAATAGGGgtcaaagctgagcattgcttttaataagttggtcaaatttttatcagcaattactagatgtaagtaattaCCATACCAGAATAatgatagaacaaaattaataataaatcccatgcaatgcaaatgacaacttGAATTTAGTTAcatagtttaatcatgcgagagtcctgagctgctcatgaccgcgagcacggctagtatatcagttttacactctgcagaggttgtaccctgaaagtcgcctagagggggggggggtgaatagggcgaaactgaaatttacaaaattaatcacaactacaagccgggttagcgttagaaatagaaacgagtccgagagagaggtcgtaaaacaaattgcaagcgaataaagagtgtgacacgcggatttgttttaccgaggttcggttcttgcaaacctactccccgttgaggtggtcacaaagaccgggtctctttcaaccctttccctctctcaaacggtcctttagaccgagtgagcttcttcttctcaaacaattggaacacaaagttcccgcaaggaccaccacacaattggtgtctcttgcctcaatttcaatcgagtttgatctcaagaaagattgagaaagaaaagaagcaatccaagcgcaagagctcaaaagaacacaacaaatcactctcacttaacactaatgcttttgtggaattgggagaggatttgatcacttgagtgtgacttgtattgaatgcctagctcttgtaagtggttggaagttggaaaacttggatgtcttgaatgtggggtggttgggggtatttataaccccaaccaccaaactagccgtttggtggaggctgctgtcgcatggcgcaccggacagtgtccggtgcgccagccacgtcaccaggccgttgggttccgaccgttggagctctgacgtgtgggcccgcctggctgtccggtggtgcaccggacaagtcctatagactatccggtgtgccacccgcgcgtgctctgctcctctgcgcgcgctggcgcgcattaaatgcgttgcagtcgaccgttggcgcgaagtagccgttgctccgctggctcaccggacagtccggtgtacaccggacatgtccggtgaattatagcggagcggaaatccgaagctggcgggttcagagtcgctctcctctggagcaccggacactgtccggtgtgcaccggacatgtccggtgaattatagcgaagcgcctctgaaaattcccgaaggtgcgaagtttggcttggagtcccctggtgcaccagacactgtccggtggcacaccggacagtccggtgcgccagaccagggctgccttcggttatcccttgctctttttgttgaacccatttcttggtctttttattggctaagtgtgaacctttggcacctgtataacttatacactagagcaaactagttagtccaattatttgtgttgggcaattcaaccaccaaaatcaattaggaaataggtgtaagcctaattccctttcaatctccccctttttggtgattgatgccaacacaaaccaaagcaaatgtggaagtgcataattgaactagtttgcataatgtaagtgaaaaggttgcttggaattgagccaatataaatacttatagaatacacatggattgtttcttttattcttaacattttggaccatgcttgcaccacatgttttgtttttacaaatttttttgtaaatccttttcaaagttcttttgcaaatagtcaaaggt contains these protein-coding regions:
- the LOC100285767 gene encoding 60S acidic ribosomal protein P2A — translated: MDGPARSTSSHARILASLPISAATAPGSAPKTPTTPPVATAHQPSQPTTTSETSEMEEFLAAYLLPCLGADAATGQRVDVLPGPATALPTKDDVRRILRSVSAEVEEDRLDLVFALLEVKGIAELIYTGGEQLAYAPSGAAAAVVAAPAAAEVEEEATKEEDEDVALFNLFD